The Gemmatimonadaceae bacterium genome contains a region encoding:
- a CDS encoding DUF2235 domain-containing protein, with protein sequence MAYSNNGNRLLPRNIIICCDGTNNQFGICNTNVVRIAELVARDPAQQLCYYDPGVGTLPEQGVLTRVGRTVSRWMALAFATDIKDKVSTAYAHLMEVWEPGDRVFLFGFSRGAYTARMLAAALYALGLLPKGNTQLLPYVTRLFGSLRQSSSDEYWHVLNSFRQSFARQIPGREDARFPIHFLGVWDTVSSVGWVWNAPAYPFTAKLPNVSVVRHAVSIDERRWFFRQNRIAPQPGQDAKEIWFAGVHSDVGGGYPEDQGGLWRVTFEWMLNEARAAGLLVDEDRLAHVRGRSPLPAEPWAEPQHESLEGAWWIAEFVPKLVYNPTTKRRRPAIGLGRRRTLQTGALIDVSVLKRLRRGDYHPPNLSELFTTSVTNLASLPAADPYPG encoded by the coding sequence ATGGCATACTCAAATAACGGTAACCGACTCTTGCCGAGGAACATCATCATCTGTTGCGATGGCACGAACAACCAGTTCGGCATCTGCAACACAAATGTCGTGCGGATCGCGGAACTGGTAGCGCGAGATCCGGCGCAGCAGCTGTGCTACTACGACCCAGGCGTTGGCACGTTGCCCGAACAAGGCGTGCTCACGCGCGTCGGTCGAACGGTGTCACGCTGGATGGCCCTCGCCTTCGCGACGGACATCAAAGACAAGGTCAGCACGGCGTACGCGCATCTCATGGAGGTGTGGGAGCCTGGCGATCGCGTTTTTCTCTTCGGATTCAGCCGCGGCGCATACACGGCGCGCATGCTCGCCGCCGCGCTCTACGCCCTCGGCCTCTTGCCGAAGGGCAACACCCAGCTCCTGCCTTACGTGACGCGGTTGTTCGGCTCACTGCGACAGAGCTCATCCGACGAGTACTGGCACGTGCTGAACTCGTTCCGGCAGTCGTTCGCGCGGCAGATTCCTGGCCGCGAGGACGCACGCTTCCCGATTCACTTTCTCGGTGTCTGGGACACGGTCTCTTCGGTCGGTTGGGTGTGGAATGCACCCGCGTATCCCTTCACGGCCAAGTTGCCTAACGTCAGCGTCGTCCGGCACGCGGTCTCGATCGACGAGCGGCGCTGGTTCTTTCGTCAGAACCGGATCGCGCCACAACCCGGGCAGGATGCGAAGGAGATCTGGTTTGCGGGCGTCCACAGCGACGTCGGAGGAGGATATCCCGAAGACCAGGGCGGTCTCTGGAGGGTCACCTTTGAGTGGATGCTCAACGAGGCTCGCGCTGCCGGTTTGCTCGTTGACGAGGATCGCCTTGCGCACGTGCGCGGACGATCGCCGTTACCCGCTGAGCCATGGGCCGAGCCGCAACACGAATCGCTCGAGGGAGCGTGGTGGATCGCCGAGTTCGTCCCGAAGCTCGTCTACAATCCGACGACGAAGCGCCGTCGGCCAGCGATCGGCCTGGGCCGACGTCGCACATTGCAAACGGGCGCGCTCATTGACGTCTCAGTTCTCAAACGCTTGCGCCGAGGCGACTATCATCCGCCGAATCTCAGCGAGTTGTTCACGACGAGTGTGACAAACCTGGCGAGCCTGCCCGCTGCTGATCCGTACCCGGGCTGA
- a CDS encoding BTAD domain-containing putative transcriptional regulator: protein MIRLRTFGAVTLERDGIPLKGRNTQRRRLALLVLLASARRKPVSRDRLLGLLWPERDQDRGRHALAQLVYELRRDLGASVITGGADDLVFDDDLTSDVGDFEDALQVGSMERAVAVYAGPFLDGFFVSGAAEFERWAEARRRELATKHVHAVEMLAVAATNRGDFSAAAELRLRVAALDPLSARHALAAMNALARAGDRPAAIHHAQLYAQVVRGELDVDAEPSVTQLAAELARPANPERALPAAKKPAVVEDESAPPNEPPDRERRWRRSLRASLPLVAASLLLFGGGMVLRALRVESRATARLVVLGEIASPDTLLSLAAREVVRAELERTPDVIVLDDGVVASTLRLMKLPPTVPLTEAVADDVALRNGASLVIVGRIATLGSSIEIVARLLDPTRTTPMAVLSTRPRTNDDVVRALAEIGSELRGRATRARVDNGVPLPAITTSSLEALRAYTLARAALARLDRPAAIAYGEAAVAHDSDFALAHYLVGDLLWYVDQEHRAEEHLGRAYRLSARLPVRERLLVRARYAQVVLDRPDSALGYWRALRAAYPRESLGYEGAVWTDLATGAFEDAAAAADSALGIDSTAAPQIRNRMIALLALRDTARALALARGAGARWPYLEQQVRIAEYLLRADLPGLQRLIDSIAPPVVRGRPNMELAPTRQALLLSLGRVREAANYGAVVIATLHAQFAIRAELFQARNELSSVNGSPERGRALLRAAITRLDSTDLSPPATARLAELAAFVAAAAGDQESLATLRAIVAERDAGRNLRSHVLAQITIDAADAFVHGDYASAIRQLDRTRAQSFYGRSECALALLQADALRLAGARTRADSLYSQVSTPGRLRDDGDAWLSLRPIAIANLASAALPRRGDVAAMVSDGSR from the coding sequence ATGATCCGGCTCCGGACGTTCGGTGCCGTCACGCTCGAGCGGGACGGCATTCCGTTGAAAGGCCGCAATACGCAGCGCCGTCGTCTCGCGCTGCTCGTGCTCCTCGCATCTGCGCGGCGGAAGCCCGTCAGTCGCGACCGGCTCTTGGGGCTGCTCTGGCCCGAACGCGACCAGGACCGCGGCCGCCATGCGCTCGCCCAATTGGTTTACGAGCTTCGCCGTGACCTCGGGGCGTCGGTGATCACCGGTGGAGCAGATGATCTTGTGTTCGACGATGATCTAACGAGTGACGTTGGCGACTTCGAGGACGCGTTGCAGGTGGGATCGATGGAGCGCGCCGTCGCCGTTTACGCCGGGCCATTTCTCGACGGTTTTTTCGTTTCGGGCGCGGCCGAGTTCGAGCGTTGGGCGGAGGCTCGTCGTCGCGAGCTCGCGACAAAACACGTGCACGCAGTAGAAATGCTGGCGGTCGCGGCGACGAATCGCGGCGATTTCTCGGCTGCGGCCGAGCTTCGCCTCCGCGTCGCGGCGCTCGATCCGCTGAGCGCGCGTCACGCCTTGGCCGCGATGAATGCGCTCGCGCGTGCCGGCGATCGGCCGGCCGCAATCCATCACGCGCAGCTCTACGCGCAGGTCGTCCGCGGAGAGTTGGACGTCGACGCCGAGCCGTCAGTCACGCAACTCGCGGCGGAGCTGGCGCGCCCGGCCAACCCTGAGAGAGCACTCCCGGCAGCCAAGAAACCAGCGGTGGTCGAAGACGAATCCGCGCCGCCGAACGAGCCGCCGGACCGCGAAAGGCGCTGGCGGCGGAGTCTTCGTGCCAGCCTGCCGCTCGTCGCCGCTTCCCTGCTTTTGTTTGGCGGCGGCATGGTGCTCCGCGCGTTACGCGTCGAAAGTCGCGCGACAGCGCGACTCGTCGTGTTGGGTGAGATCGCGAGTCCCGATACGCTGCTCTCGCTCGCCGCGCGCGAGGTGGTGCGCGCGGAGCTCGAGCGAACGCCCGACGTAATCGTGCTGGATGACGGTGTCGTCGCCAGCACGCTTCGTCTCATGAAGCTGCCGCCCACGGTGCCACTCACGGAAGCGGTGGCCGACGATGTGGCACTGCGAAATGGTGCCTCGTTGGTGATCGTCGGTCGAATCGCGACGCTCGGTAGCAGCATCGAGATCGTCGCGCGCTTGCTGGATCCGACTCGGACGACTCCCATGGCGGTGCTCTCGACGAGGCCGCGCACGAACGACGATGTCGTTCGTGCGCTCGCCGAGATCGGATCGGAGCTTCGCGGCCGAGCGACTCGCGCGCGCGTGGACAATGGCGTGCCATTACCGGCCATCACCACCAGCTCGCTCGAGGCGCTGCGTGCGTACACGCTCGCCCGTGCCGCGCTCGCGCGGCTCGACCGGCCGGCGGCGATCGCGTACGGCGAAGCGGCCGTGGCGCACGACAGTGATTTCGCGCTCGCGCATTATCTCGTTGGTGATCTGCTCTGGTACGTCGATCAGGAGCATCGTGCCGAGGAGCACCTCGGCCGAGCGTACCGTCTGAGCGCGCGGCTTCCGGTGCGCGAGCGCCTTCTCGTTCGTGCGCGCTATGCCCAGGTCGTCCTCGATCGGCCCGACAGCGCGCTCGGGTACTGGCGGGCGCTGCGCGCGGCCTATCCGCGAGAGTCGTTAGGCTACGAGGGCGCGGTCTGGACGGACTTGGCGACCGGTGCATTCGAGGACGCGGCAGCGGCAGCCGACAGCGCGCTGGGTATCGACTCGACCGCCGCGCCTCAAATACGGAACCGCATGATCGCGCTGTTGGCACTGCGAGATACGGCGCGTGCGCTGGCGCTCGCGCGCGGCGCCGGCGCGCGGTGGCCCTATCTCGAGCAGCAGGTGCGCATCGCGGAGTACCTCCTGCGGGCCGACTTGCCCGGCTTGCAACGCCTCATCGACAGCATCGCACCCCCAGTCGTGCGCGGTCGGCCCAACATGGAGCTCGCACCAACGCGTCAGGCGCTGCTGCTCTCGCTCGGCCGCGTTCGCGAGGCGGCGAATTACGGCGCGGTGGTCATAGCGACGTTACACGCGCAATTCGCGATTCGCGCCGAGTTGTTTCAGGCGCGCAACGAGCTCTCGTCAGTCAACGGATCGCCCGAACGTGGCCGCGCGCTCCTCCGCGCGGCGATCACGCGCCTCGACAGTACCGATCTGTCGCCGCCGGCGACGGCACGGCTCGCGGAGCTCGCGGCATTCGTGGCCGCGGCCGCCGGTGATCAGGAGAGCCTCGCCACTCTCCGCGCCATCGTCGCCGAACGGGATGCCGGGCGGAATCTGCGCAGTCACGTACTGGCACAGATTACTATCGATGCTGCGGACGCGTTCGTACACGGCGACTACGCTTCGGCGATCCGTCAACTGGATCGGACGCGAGCGCAATCGTTCTATGGCCGCTCCGAGTGCGCCCTGGCGCTCCTCCAGGCCGATGCACTACGGCTCGCCGGGGCGCGCACTCGGGCTGATTCGCTCTATTCCCAGGTCAGTACGCCGGGACGGCTTCGTGACGACGGCGACGCCTGGCTCTCGCTGCGTCCGATTGCCATTGCGAACCTCGCCTCCGCTGCGCTGCCACGGAGAGGCGATGTCGCAGCGATGGTGAGCGACGGCTCGCGCTAG
- a CDS encoding Ig-like domain-containing protein, translated as MRRQSARARCPIGLFAIGLLAVGGCGGSGGDHGTAPDTTPATVVITPSTSQTIASGSSVSFSADVRNRDGNSIPGLTVTWMSSDPTVGIIEQSGRVTGARTGTSGIAASAGSVSSSSVTVTVTPGAATQLAIRTQPAGAVSKAALTTQPVVEVRDQAGNLVTSSTTSVTAAVSSGSASLSGSLSVTAVAGVATFVDLSLTGSGPVTLTFTATAVAAATSAALNVAPPLAIPASISYESPAGKVYLLSPNATVAPTTAVRDSTGAALSGVAITYATRAPSVASVDAHGTVTGVAEGAAWVVATATAGVADSIWVQVTKPNGPVLYTTLSRTNWHAGDTISVTVVMDSRTSTVGAASILVSWSGDLTPKSTGVATFLDAISVGSGVTASGAEVYTSSIVRLTAAYANGLSGSEELITFRLVARTDLGPAGGAGGLFVVPLDVVALDESSLLSQTTSTHYPLVIK; from the coding sequence ATGCGAAGGCAGTCAGCACGCGCGCGTTGTCCCATTGGCCTGTTCGCCATTGGACTGCTGGCGGTTGGAGGTTGTGGAGGCTCGGGGGGCGATCACGGCACCGCGCCCGACACGACACCGGCGACGGTCGTCATCACACCGTCCACGTCGCAAACCATCGCCTCGGGGAGCTCGGTGTCGTTTTCGGCAGACGTCCGCAACCGCGACGGAAACTCGATTCCTGGGCTGACCGTGACGTGGATGTCGTCGGATCCGACCGTCGGAATCATCGAGCAATCGGGAAGGGTCACTGGTGCGCGGACTGGAACGTCCGGGATTGCCGCATCCGCCGGTAGCGTTTCCTCCTCTTCCGTTACGGTCACCGTGACGCCCGGCGCGGCGACGCAGCTCGCGATCCGAACGCAGCCCGCCGGCGCGGTGTCGAAAGCAGCTCTCACGACACAACCCGTGGTCGAGGTGAGAGACCAGGCGGGCAACCTCGTCACGTCGTCGACGACAAGTGTGACTGCTGCCGTGAGCAGCGGCAGTGCGAGTCTTTCCGGATCGCTCTCAGTGACCGCGGTTGCGGGCGTCGCGACTTTCGTCGACCTGAGCCTCACGGGATCGGGCCCGGTGACGTTGACGTTCACGGCGACGGCCGTCGCCGCGGCGACGTCGGCGGCGCTGAACGTGGCTCCGCCGCTCGCCATTCCAGCGTCAATCTCCTACGAGTCGCCGGCGGGAAAGGTCTATCTCCTCTCGCCTAACGCGACAGTCGCTCCGACAACGGCGGTGCGAGACAGCACGGGCGCGGCGCTGAGTGGCGTGGCGATTACGTACGCGACCCGTGCGCCAAGTGTAGCGAGCGTCGACGCACACGGAACGGTCACCGGCGTCGCGGAGGGCGCGGCCTGGGTCGTCGCGACCGCCACTGCGGGCGTCGCCGATTCGATCTGGGTGCAAGTCACGAAGCCTAACGGGCCGGTGCTCTACACTACCCTGTCGCGCACCAACTGGCATGCGGGCGATACCATCTCCGTCACCGTGGTGATGGACAGCCGCACTTCGACCGTGGGCGCGGCGAGCATTCTCGTCAGCTGGTCGGGCGACCTGACCCCGAAATCCACGGGTGTTGCGACCTTCCTCGATGCCATCTCCGTGGGGTCCGGCGTCACGGCCAGCGGCGCGGAGGTCTACACGAGCTCAATCGTTAGGCTCACGGCCGCATACGCCAATGGCCTGAGCGGGAGCGAGGAGCTCATCACATTCCGTCTCGTCGCGCGCACCGACCTCGGCCCGGCTGGCGGCGCCGGTGGGTTGTTCGTTGTCCCTCTCGACGTCGTCGCGCTCGATGAATCGTCGCTCCTCTCGCAAACGACATCCACTCATTATCCACTGGTCATCAAATGA